In Metarhizium brunneum chromosome 3, complete sequence, a genomic segment contains:
- the utp17 gene encoding U3 small nucleolar RNA-associated protein 17, translating into MTGTKGPRPKDDKTKKRKRGITESETTSKRHRQQNRESKANGNNTPTPQKSKQGESNHEVLAGELSSFRPQHVIRQSDDGEAGWRVSKPMGGRMLDIDPILTKDEQYLILTYNTSIQIYNANDSLLIRRIPISTLDTSASKGSIPAHIVGTRLSKNNPQLVWVACSDGHIYCVNWSQGDAPSPAFQTSSKTAKALAVVPVAFAEDKEILLVAESEKSNRMEVIAYQLVNGGKRKSNSVLSLQKPGYGLQILETSEDGQVIVGAFQDSLFLGTASATAESLDQLQYEIFSFDSPDLITSIDLRLHARFSGSRKSQAGADTAVDVIIGGARGGIYVYHDALTHVRAVGKAQLVKDGIQVQKYHWHRKAVHAVKWSTDGNYFISGGSENVLVVWQVDTSRKDFLPHLSGSIENIVVSQTGSSYVLHLDDNSAMILSTAEMKPTAYIAGIQSAAIDVSEPKDLLVRRVWNVSEHVRQPIPASIRPSDPSKLYVCVSNGRQETLSGNLSMPLLQSFDLESFTSVSKQALARTQPTDVNLSSKGHPIDEPVVTNINFSGDGKWLASVDEWKPAPRDVENISQDLRHQFMRERHEVYLKFWEVREGAESLELVSRINAPHSTTCPESVLDLASDPTSSCFASIGSDGVVRLWRPRHRQQNGVSVKDANGRDAVSWGCTQAIGVGDGTGIENGTDLINPTRHIEVQGRVVFSEDGSTLFAAFGAVDPGVVYVIDVASGQIVKTLEGLWDGKLQSIQALGSFIIVLSSDLRVYNVVADELEYGIVVPKLYGVTELHQLAVDHTSGHFAVTLPIGGVSSIGIFDPEDPEPLLVRSTPHRIVSLVSAPGASGFIALDDAAQVWVIAEGSDPSSIATLQPLHDLQLDGLSGAVDAGPTTGEVLATDEMDVASEDDMADAKEVDEDVDMGDDDDDDDDAYGSVIPQQFLTEIFDATPAFAAPSIEDMFYKVTGLLATKPHAEQ; encoded by the exons ATGACTGGAACTAAGGGCCCTCGGCCTAAAGatgacaaaacaaaaaaaagaaagaggggCATAACTGAAAGCGAGACGACGTCGAAGAGACACAGACAGCAGAATCGAGAAAGCAAAGCTAATGGCAACAACACGCCAACGCCTCAAAAGTCAAAGCAGGGAGAATCAAACCATGAGGTCCTGGCAGGAGAACTGAGCTCTTTTCGTCCTCAACATGTCATTCGGCAGTCTGACGACGGAgaggctggctggcgagTTTCAAAGCCAATGGGCGGCCGGATGCTAGACATTGATCCCATTCTTACAAAAGACGAACA ATATCTCATCCTAACGTACAACACCTCAATTCAAATATATAACGCCAACGACTCCCTGCTTATTCGACGTATTCCAATTAGCACTCTCGATACATCAGCCTCGAAGGGTTCAATTCCTGCTCACATTGTTGGAACCCGTTTGTCAAAAAACAACCCTCAGTTAGTGTGGGTGGCATGCTCTGATGGACACATTTATTGTGTTAATTGGTCTCAAGGAGACGCCCCGTCCCCTGCGTTTCAAACGTCTTCCAAAACTGCGAAAGCCTTGGCAGTTGTGCCAGTTGCTTTTGCTGAGGACAAAGAGATCCTCTTGGTTGCGGAGTCAGAAAAATCGAACCGTATGGAAGTCATTGCATACCAACTAGTCAACGGTGGCAAGCGCAAGTCGAACAGCGTCTTGTCTCTCCAGAAGCCCGGATATGGCCTTCAAATCCTCGAGACCAGTGAAGACGGTCAGGTCATCGTGGGAGCATTCCAGGATAGCTTATTCCTAGGCACTGCCTCTGCAACCGCTGAGAGCCTTGACCAATTGCAGTACGAAATTTTCTCCTTCGACTCTCCTGACCTCATCACATCCATCGACCTGAGACTACATGCACGATTTTCGGGGAGCAGAAAAAGCCAAGCGGGGGCGGATACAGCTGTCGATGTCATTATTGGAGGCGCTAGAGGAGGCATTTATGTTTATCATGATGCTTTGACCCATGTCAGGGCTGTTGGGAAAGCCCAGCTTGTGAAAGATGGCATTCAAGTACAGAAGTATCACTGGCACCGTAAAGCTGTCCATGCAGTCAAGTGGTCAACAGACG GAAACTATTTTATATCTGGAGGTTCCGAGAATGTTCTTGTTGTGTGGCAGGTTGACACGTCTAGAAAGGACTTCCTACCACACCTGTCTGGGAGCATTGAGAACATTGTGGTCTCGCAAACTGGCTCTTCCTACGTTCTCCATCTAGATGATAACTCAGCCATGATTTTATCTACTGCTGAAATGAAACCCACTGCTTACATTGCCGGAATCCAATCAGCAGCAATCGATGTGTCAGAACCGAAGGATTTACTTGTCCGACGCGTGTGGaacgtatcggaacacgtACGACAACCGATCCCGGCTTCTATCAGACCTTCGGATCCCTCAAAACTCTACGTTTGTGTCAGCAATGGCCGCCAGGAGACTTTGTCAGGAAATCTCTCTATGCCGTTGTTGCAGTCTTTTGATTTGGAATCATTTACTAGTGTCTCGAAGCAAGCGCTGGCGCGAACACAACCCACAGATGTTAACCTCAGCAGCAAAGGACACCCAATTGATGAACCTGTCGTCACAAACATCAACTTCTCTGGAGATGGCAAGTGGCTCGCTAGCGTTGATGAGTGGAAACCTGCACCCAGAGATGTGGAAAACATCTCCCAAGACCTGAGGCATCAGTTTATGCGCGAGAGGCATGAGGTTTACCTAAAATTCTGGGAAGTTAGGGAAGGGGCCGAGTCATTAGAATTGGTGTCAAGAATCAACGCGCCTCATTCCACCACTTGCCCAGAATCAGTTCTAGACTTGGCGTCTGATCCTACATCAAGCTGCTTTGCAAGCATTGGATCTGATGGAGTCGTACGACTGTGGAGACCGAGGCATCGCCAGCAAAATGGGGTTTCGGTCAAGGACGCAAACGGCCGGGATGCTGTGTCTTGGGGCTGCACTCAAGCTATCGGTGTTGGTGACGGCACTGGAATCGAAAATGGCACGGACCTTATCAACCCGACGCGGCATATCGAGGTTCAGGGCAGAGTTGTCTTTTCAGAAGATGGCTCTACATTGTTTGCCGCTTTTGGGGCTGTTGATCCCGGGGTTGTATACGTTATTGACGTGGCCTCTGGGCAAATCGTCAAGACTCTTGAGGGGCTGTGGGATGGCAAGCTTCAATCTATCCAGGCCCTGGGCTCTTTCATTATCGTCTTATCCAGCGACTTGAGAGTGTATAACGTGGTTGCCGACGAGCTAGAATATGGCATCGTTGTCCCCAAACTTTACGGGGTTACCGAGCTGCATCAACTTGCCGTTGACCATACTTCGGGCCACTTCGCTGTCACTCTCCCTATCGGCGGTGTATCGAGCATTGGTATCTTCGACCCGGAAGACCCAGAGCCTTTACTAGTTAGGAGCACGCCGCATAGGATTGTGAGCCTTGTGTCAGCACCGGGGGCAAGTGGTTTCATTGCTCTCGATGACGCAGCCCAGGTCTGGGTGATTGCCGAAGGCTCTGACCCGTCGTCTATTGCAACTCTTCAGCCGCTACATGATCTCCAACTAGATGGCCTCTCCGGAGCCGTCGATGCGGGCCCGACCACTGGGGAGGTACTGGCCACGGACGAAATGGACGTTGCCAG
- the RPB10 gene encoding DNA-directed RNA polymerases I, II, and III subunit RPABC5, translating to MIIPIRCFSCGKVTGDLWERYLQLIADPRKTDGDAMDELGLKRYCCRRMIMTHVDLIEKLLKYTPDGRNEKKQRLNELA from the exons ATGATTATTCCTATACGTTGCTTCTCCTGCGGAAAG GTCACGGGGGACCTTTGGGAGCGGTATCTCCAACTCATCGCGGATCCGAGAAAAACTGATGG TGATGCCATGGACGAACTTGGGTTGAAGCGTTATTGCTGTCGTCGCATGATCATGACCCACGTCGACCTCATCGAGAAACTGCTCAA ATATACACCAGACGGTCGAAACGAGAAGAAGCAACGGCTCAATGAACTGGCATGA